GGTTGGACTTCACGTCCGACCGGGCCTTGAGCAGGTTCAGGAACGCGGTCTGAACGGAGCGCGTCAGCAGGAGCTCGGTGCGCTGGTAGAGAGCGTCGGCCTGGTCCTTGGAGAGCTTGGCCCTCTGGTAGCTGGAGAGCAGCCTGAAGCCGGTGAAGAGGGGCTGGTTGATGTTGAGGTCCAGCGTGGCCATATACTTGTCGCCCCAGCGCGCGGTGGTGCCGATGGCCGTGTTCTGCCCGTTGACGTTCTGCGTCACCGTGACGGGGGTGCGGCTGGAGCTGGCTGTGGAGACGTAGTTCACCGTGCCGGTGGGGGCGAATGCGGCGGTGGCGGCCCTGACACCCTCGATGGCGCCGTAGATCTGCTGCTTGGCGGACTGCATCTGCGGGTTGGCCTGCACGGCGCGGGAGACCGATTTCTCCAGGTCCATCCGGGAATCCGCCGGGGGAGCCGCGGCTACAGGACCGGAGCCGGGCGCCTGAGCCAGGACGCCGCTGGCCAGGGAAGTCGCCAACATAGCGAGCGCAAGAGCGCGTAGAATCATAACGGAGGCCCTCCATCAGGGAACGGTTGCCAATACTCCCGGGAGGTGTACCCAAGTTCGACCCAGTTGAAAAGGGCAAATTACGCCTGGAAGGGCCTCCGCATACGGCGCCTCAATTCGACGCCGGGCTAAACATCAAGCAGAACAACTTCAATCTGACGCTTGCCGAACTGCAAAGCCCGGTCATAGTCGTTCATGAAAATGTCCACGCTCTTGTTCTTGCTGCTGCCCATCAGATCGGTGATGACAAAAACACCATGGTTTTTGATGTAGACTTTCTTGCCGAACACCCACCCTTGCTTGAACAAATCGCGAGACACGGCTACCGCGCCCTCCTTCGGCTTGCTCAACGAGGCCGTCAGCAGCTGCTGATCTTCCGACTGCGTGAGTTCCACGGCTGTATACGCTGTAACGGTCAGCAGCTTGTTCGGGATGGGGTCGGCTATCTTGGACATATTGGCCAAAACAACCATGCGGAGCAGGTTTGACTCGTCCCGCACCTTGTCCATGCCAAGACGCATCTCCGCTTTTTCTTTCTCAAGCTGGGCAAGTACTGACTCCA
Above is a window of Fundidesulfovibrio soli DNA encoding:
- a CDS encoding 3D domain-containing protein, with product MQKCINIVLLACLALGAYHWRQETIRMESVLAQLEKEKAEMRLGMDKVRDESNLLRMVVLANMSKIADPIPNKLLTVTAYTAVELTQSEDQQLLTASLSKPKEGAVAVSRDLFKQGWVFGKKVYIKNHGVFVITDLMGSSKNKSVDIFMNDYDRALQFGKRQIEVVLLDV